Proteins from one Mixophyes fleayi isolate aMixFle1 chromosome 2 unlocalized genomic scaffold, aMixFle1.hap1 SUPER_2_unloc_1, whole genome shotgun sequence genomic window:
- the LOC142109512 gene encoding uncharacterized protein LOC142109512, giving the protein MATENQAVEGDEEESLSNAGEEPNGPKWSVVVRQKMQQAGMYGKHSLRTPMLSGFRDYLFETLGVIHNKQEVENVARYLYFMDPVNVSMDFVTNIEKTNLFFNKLRELGLCNQTIFNYLKNLRRFIGYKTTATNVAANDPPLFQACVHFLNVTNAIRKKLSKGVSKERVVKRFNTLTTDSLQPEDCRRLLEVAKPEFLNCIHRASTAKTLTVKHQLNILYYLEALLILKHLQRPGVVANMTVEEWHKRVPHNFTSEGTSEKLVVVGVKHHKTATQVATFALTEVEERAKLSVRSPGQAVRAKLSVFGPGQAVAAKLSVGTWAKLGKRAQSPRLYKLRELGLCNKTIFNYLRNLRRFIGYKTTATNVAANDPPLFQACVHFLNVTNAIWKKLSKGVSKERVVKRFNTLTTDSLQPEDCRRLLEVAKPEFLNCIHRASTAKTLTVKHQLNILYYLEALLILKHLQRPGVVANMTVEEWHKRVPHNFTSEGTSEKLVVVGVKHHKTATQVATFALTEEEERWFDTYYTKVRPSMINEDAPEETFFISTSGLKIYNVSVYLRCFHNL; this is encoded by the exons ATGGCAACGGAAAACCAGGCAGTGGAAGGTGATGAGGAGGAATCGCTGTCTAATGCAGGGGAAGAGCCAAATGG GCCGAAATGGTCTGTGGTGGTACGTCAGAAGATGCAGCAAGCAGGGATGTATGGAAAGCATTCCTTGAGGACACCAATGCTGAGCGGCTTCAGGGACTATTTGTTCGAGACTTTAGGAGTAATCCACAATAAACAAGAG GTGGAAAATGTTGCGCGTTATTTATATTTCATGGACCCAGTAAATGTGTCCATGGATTTTGTGACCAACATCGAAAAAACAAATCTGTTTTTTAACAAACTAAGAGAACTGGGTCTCTGTAACCAAACAATATTTAATTATCTAAAAAATTTGAGGAGATTTATTGGTTATAAAACAACAGCCACCAATGTGGCAGCAAATGATCCACCGCTCTTTCAAGCCTGCGTCCATTTTCTCAACGTAACGAATGCAATTCGGAAAAAACTGAGCAAAGGCGTATCAAAGGAAAGGGTCGTCAAAAG GTTTAACACATTGACGACAGATTCCTTGCAGCCAGAGGACTGCCGCCGGCTACTGGAGGTTGCAAAACCAGAATTTTTGAATTGCATCCATCGTGCTTCTACTGCTAAAACACTAACTGTCAAACATCAGCTCAACATTCTCTACTACCTGGAGGCTTTGCTCATTCTGAAACATCTGCAAAGACCTGGAGTGGTTGCTAATATGACT GTTGAGGAATGGCACAAGAGGGTTCCTCACAACTTCACATCGGAGGGAACCTCTGAAAAGCTTGTTGTTGTAGGAGTGAAGCATCACAAAACTGCTACACAAGTGGCCACATTCGCACTCACAGAAGTAGAAGAAAGG gccaagctgtcggtcCGCAGCCCAGGCCAAGCTGTCCGGGCCAAGCTGTCGGTTTTCGGCCCAGGCCAAGCTGTCGCGGCCAAGCTGTCGGTTGGGACTTGGGCCAAACTAGGTAAACGTGCCCAG tcccctaggctatataaaCTAAGAGAACTGGGTCTCtgtaacaaaacaatatttaattatcTAAGAAATTTGAGGAGATTTATTGGTTATAAAACAACAGCCACCAATGTGGCAGCAAATGATCCACCGCTCTTTCAAGCCTGCGTCCATTTTCTCAACGTAACGAATGCAATTTGGAAAAAACTGAGCAAAGGCGTATCAAAGGAAAGGGTCGTCAAAAG GTTTAACACATTGACGACAGATTCCTTGCAGCCAGAGGACTGCCGCCGGCTACTGGAGGTTGCAAAACCAGAATTTTTGAATTGCATCCATCGTGCTTCTACTGCTAAAACACTAACTGTCAAACATCAGCTCAACATTCTCTACTACCTGGAGGCTTTGCTCATTCTGAAACATCTGCAAAGACCTGGAGTGGTTGCTAATATGACT GTTGAGGAATGGCACAAGAGGGTTCCTCACAACTTCACATCGGAGGGAACCTCTGAAAAGCTTGTTGTTGTAGGAGTGAAGCATCACAAAACTGCTACACAAGTGGCCACATTCGCACtcacagaagaagaagaaagg TGGTTCGACACTTATTACACCAAAGTTCGACCTTCCATGATAAACGAAGATGCACCCGAGGAAACGTTTTTTATATCGACATCGGGATTGAAAATTTACAATGTTTCTGTCTATCTTCGCTGTTTTCATAATCTGTAA